From Rhea pennata isolate bPtePen1 chromosome 26, bPtePen1.pri, whole genome shotgun sequence, the proteins below share one genomic window:
- the PDK2 gene encoding pyruvate dehydrogenase kinase, isozyme 2: protein MRLLRCLRKRAALAGVPTYIEHFSKFSPSPLSMKQFLDFGSSNACEKTSFAFLRQELPVRLSNIMKEINLLPDRVLRTPSVQLVQSWYVQSLLDIMAFLDRDPEDQTTLGQFTDALVTIRNRHNDVVPTMAQGVIEYKEAYGDDPVSNQNIQYFLDRFYLSRISIRMLINQHTLLFDGSTNPAHPKHIGSIDPHCSVTDVVRDAYNMSKLLCDKYYMASPDLEIEEVNANNSQQPISIVYVPSHLYHMLFELFKNAMRATVESHENSPRLPAIKVMVALGQEDLSIKMSDRGMGVPLRKIERLFSYLYSTAPTPQLGTGGAPLAGFGYGLPISRLYAKYFQGDLQLYSMEGFGTDAVIYLKALSTDSVERLPVYNKSAWRHYQASQEAGDWCVPSTEPKNTSTYRVP, encoded by the exons aTGCGGCTGCTGCGGTGCCTGCGGAAGCGGGCGGCCCTGGCCGGCGTGCCCACCTACATCGAGCACTTCAGCAAGTTCTCGCCCTCGCCGCTCTCCATGAAGCAGTTCCTGGACTTCG GCTCCAGCAATGCCTGTGAGAAGACCTCGTTTGCCTTCCTGCGGCAGGAGCTGCCCGTCCGCCTCTCAAACATCATGAAGGAGATCAACCTGCTGCCGGACCGGGTCCTCCGCACCCCATCAGTGCAGCTTGTGCAAAGTTG GTATGTCCAGAGCCTGCTGGACATCATGGCATTCCTCGACAGGGACCCCGAGGACCAGACCACCCTAGGACA GTTCACGGACGCCCTCGTCACCATCCGTAACCGGCACAACGACGTGGTGCCCACCATGGCGCAGGGGGTGATCGAGTACAAGGAGGCCTACGGGGACGACCCCGTGTCCAACCAGAACATCCAGTACTTCCTTGACCGCTTCTACCTGAGCCGCATCTCCATCCGCATGCTCATCAACCAGCACA CGCTGCTCTTCGACGGCAGCACCAACCCGGCGCACCCCAAGCACATCGGGAGCATCGACCCGCACTGCAGCGTGACCGACGTGGTGAGAG aTGCCTACAACATGTCCAAGCTCCTGTGTGACAAATACTACATGGCCTCGCCTGACCTGGAGATTGAGGAGGTGAACG CAAACAACTCCCAGCAGCCCATCAGCATCGTCTACGTCCCGTCACACCTCTACCACATGCTCTTCGAGCTCTTCAAG AACGCCATGCGAGCCACAGTGGAGAGCCATGAAAACAGCCCGCGGCTGCCGGCCATCAAGGTGATGGTGGCCCTGGGCCAGGAGGACCTCTCCATCAAG ATGAGTGACCGGGGCATGGGCGTCCCTCTGCGGAAAATCGAGCGTCTCTTCAGCTACCTGTACTCCACTGCTCCCACCCCGCAGCTGGGCACGGGGGGTGCCCCCCTG GCTGGCTTTGGCTACGGCTTGCCCATTTCCCGCCTCTACGCCAAGTATTTCCAGGGCGATCTGCAGCTCTACTCCATGGAGGGCTTCGGCACGGACGCCGTCATCTACCTGAAG GCCCTGTCCACGGACTCGGTGGAGCGATTGCCCGTCTACAACAAGTCGGCCTGGCGGCACTACCAGGCCAGCCAGGAGGCCGGGGACTGGTGCGTGCCCAGCACCGAGCCCAAGAACACGTCCACCTACCGCGTGCCCTAG
- the PPP1R9B gene encoding neurabin-2, translated as MGGTSGETQDTAAAAAGSGAGTAGGLRSASPHRNAYEASIQALKTTKDADGEDAKKARSKKYGSNVHRIKNMFLQMGTAPGAEGACDLAKAKEKPVRLSLPRASSLSETMDQGTHLKLGTSVSERVSRFDSKPDKPFSKLQETRKIFERSLQEKETTNKLLLRKERAGFQDRKLDVVVKFNGSTESLDKLDTEAVSPTVSQLSAVFEKADLRNNLHKTPGKVGPLNSKLVSKRSRVFLQGQEVGKAESRPGDGPALQARLRQAEEEKGPGKGSRPAEKDGGSARGPSVQEVCKIKPVEVEESGDSEPEPEAAERAEEPAGEPAPPPEPAKGAEVQRAEAPAPAGQEAGHGATEKQPEGGEEAAYPEEAGKGERADEGDLYDESKKEDFSEADLVDISAYSGLGEDSGGSGLDEDEEADGLYEPESSCVEIPGLSEEEEPVPNRKIQFSTAPIQVFSTYSNEDYDRRNEDVDPMAASAEYELEKRVERLDLFPVELEKDSEGLGISIIGMGAGADMGLEKLGIFVKTVTEGGAAHRDGRIQVNDLIVEVDGTSLVGVTQSFAASVLRNTKGRVRFLIGREKPGEQSEVAQLIQQTLEQERWQREMIEQRYTQYTEDDEETGEYATDEEEEMSPMFPSSEMAIEVFELAENEDTLSPVEMDPEKLVHKFKELQIKHAVTEAEIQQLKRKLQCLEQEKARWRAEKAQLEQSVEENKERMEKLEGYWMEAQNLCQAVDEHLKETQAQYQTLERKYSKAKRLIKEYQQKEIEFLKKETAQRRVLEESELAHKEEIEKLQEKISELEAKLIPTPGTAPLHSRYSIHPRYSILPVQHPSQYSIRPRYSIPLCYLIMSVSKLQDVDEVFDFTAVVPETQRLDSSLQKARARLLAKGRRHRPSRSRLRDSASSTEGEEGPERRGSGSPAAGRRSPGGCSSPASSPLSAPSPFSRGTEFSFEASAVRRALGDPEGPSPPLSRYRPLTNASSQEGLAGTPSPKSCHSSDSSPGFARRDARPQRHSEDDSRDMSPPEPASPTVGLDKKTRRKFLDLGVTLRRASSSKSKKEKGSNRLSMGSREAAEGPGRPSGSPFLPFSWFSDGAKGSASPGTASPAGSPRHEGLSPAKSASQESTLSDDSTPPSSSPRLPSGTADTKCSYPYHTLSQSSDEFLDEPLGAAAGWTCQQVGQWLESLNLEQYVDEFSAHGVDGPRLLHLDGAKLKALGVGSSQDRAVLKRKLKELSLAVEKERKAQEKAEKQREKQKKRDQEQRRS; from the exons cggcggcggcggccggcagcggcgcggggacGGCGGGCGGGCTGCGGAGCGCGTCCCCGCACAGGAACGCCTACGAAGCCAGCATCCAGGCCCTCAAGACCACAAAGGATGCCGACGGCGAGGACGCCAAGAAAGCCCGGAGCAAGAAGTATGGCTCCAACGTCCACCGGATCAAGAACATGTTCCTGCAGATGGGCACGGCGCCGGGCGCCGAGGGCGCCTGCGACTTGGCCAAGGCCAAAGAGAAGCCCGTCCGCCTCTCCTTGCCCCGGGCCAGCAGCCTCAGCGAGACCATGGACCAGGGCACCCACCTGAAGCTGGGCACCAGCGTCTCCGAGCGGGTGAGCCGCTTTGACTCGAAGCCCGACAAGCCCTTCTCCAAGCTGCAGGAGACCCGCAAGATCTTCGAGAGGAGCCTCCAGGAGAAGGAGACCACCAACAAGCTCCTGCTGCGGAAGGAGCGCGCCGGCTTCCAGGACCGAAAGCTCGACGTGGTGGTGAAGTTCAACGGCAGCACCGAGTCCTTGGACAAGCTGGACACGGAGGCCGTGTCACCCACCGTCAGCCAGCTCAGCGCCGTCTTCGAGAAGGCCGACCTGCGCAACAACCTGCACAAGACGCCGGGCAAAGTGGGGCCGCTCAACTCCAAGCTGGTCAGCAAACGCTCCCGGGTCTTCCTGCAGGGCCAGGAGGTGGGCAAGGCGGAGAGCCGGCCGGGCGACGGCCCCGCGCTCCAGGCCCGGCTCCGGCAAGCCGAGGAGGAGAAGGGGCCGGGCAAAGGCAGCCGGCCGGCAGAGAAGGACGGAGGCAGCGCCCGGGGACCGAGCGTGCAGGAGGTGTGCAAGATCAAgccggtggaggtggaggagagCGGCGACtcggagccggagccggaggcGGCCGAGCGGGCGGAAGAGCCGGCGGGCgagccggcgccgccgccggagccggccAAGGGGGCCGAGGTGCAGCGGGCCGAAGCGCCAGCGCCCGCGGGCCAGGAGGCCGGGCACGGGGCCACCGAGAAGCAGCCGGAGGGCGGCGAGGAGGCCGCCTACCCCGAGGAGGCCGGCAAGGGCGAGCGGGCGGACGAGGGCGACCTGTACGACGAGTCCAAGAAGGAGGACTTCTCTGAGGCGGACCTGGTGGACATAAGTGCCTACAGCGGGCTCGGGGAGGACTCGGGGGGCAGCGGGCTGGACGAGGACGAGGAGGCCGACGGGCTCTACGAGCCCGAGTCCAGCTGCGTGGAGATCCCCGGGCTGTCCGAGGAAGAGGAGCCTGTCCCCAACCGAAAGATCCAGTTCAGCACGGCGCCCATCCAG GTCTTCAGCACTTACTCCAATGAGGACTACGACCGCCGTAACGAGGATGTCGATCCCATGGCCGCCTCGGCTGAGTACGAGCTGGAGAAGAGGGTGGAGCGGCTTGACCTCTTCCCCGTGGAGCTGGAGAAAG ACTCCGAAGGGCTGGGGATCAGCATCATCGGCATGGGTGCAGGGGCCGACATGGGCCTGGAGAAACTGGGCATCTTCGTCAAGACGGTGACAGAGGGAGGGGCTGCCCACCGGGACGGCAG GATCCAGGTGAACGACCTCATCGTGGAGGTGGACGGCACCAGCCTGGTGGGGGTGACGCAGAGCTTCGccgcctccgtgctcaggaaCACCAAGGGCCGCGTCCG GTTCCTCATCGGGCGGGAGAAGCCGGGCGAGCAGAGCGAGGTGGCCCAGCTGATCCAGCAGACCCTGGAGCAGGAGCGGTGGCAGCGGGAGATGATCGAGCAGCGGTACACCCAGTACACCGAGGATGATGAGGAG ACGGGCGAATATGCCACagacgaggaggaggagatgagcCCCATGTTCCCCAGCAGCGAGATGGCCATCGAGGTGTTCGAGCTGGCTGAGAACGAGGACACACTCTCCCCCGTGGAGATGGACCCCGAAAAGCTGGTGCACAAGTTCAAGGAG CTCCAGATCAAGCACGCTGTCACTGAGGCTGAAATCCAGCAGCTCAAGAGGAAG CTGCAGTgcctggagcaggagaaggcCCGGTGGCGGGCCGAGAAGGCCCAGCTGGAGCAGAGCGTGGAGGAGAACAAGGAGCGGATGGAGAAGCTGGAGGGGTACTGGATGGAGGCACAGAACCTGTGCCAGGCTGTGGACGAGCACCTCAAGGAGACGCAGGCCCAGTACCAGACCCTGGAGCGCAAGTACAGCAAGGCCAAGAGACTCATCAAGGAGTACCAGCAAAA GGAGATCGAGTTCCTGAAGAAGGAGACGGCCCAGCGGCGCGTGCTGGAGGAGTCGGAGCTGGCCCACAAGGAGGAGATCGAGAAGCTGCAGGAGAAG atctCCGAACTGGAGGCCAAGCT CATCCCCACCCCCGGTACAGCACCCCTCCACTCCCGATACAGCATCCACCCCCGGTATAGCATCCTTCCGGTACAGCATCCCTCCCAGTACAGCATTCGCCCCCGGTACAGCATCCCTCTG TGCTATCTCATCATGTCGGTCTCCAAGCTGCAGGACGTGGATGAGGTTTTTG ATTTTACCGCTGTGGTTCCAGAGACGCAGCGGCTCGACAGCAGCTTGCAGAAGGCCCGAGCTCGGCTCCTAGCCAAAGGCCGGCGGCACCGGCCGTCCCGCTCCCGCCTGCGAGACAGCGCCAGCTCCACCGAGGGTGAAGAGGGGCCCGAGCGGAGG ggcagcggcagccccgcggccgggaGGCGCTCGCCGGGCGGCTGCTCGTCCCCGGCCTCGTCCCCGCTCTCGGCCCCGTCGCCCTTCTCCCGCGGCACCGAGTTCTCCTTCGAGGCCTCGGCCGTGCGGCGGGCGCTGGGGGACCCCGagggcccctcgccgcccctCAGCCGCTACCGGCCCCTCACCAACGCCTCGTCCCAGGAGGGGCTGGCGGGCACCCCCTCGCCCAAGTCCTGCCACAGCTCCGACAGCTCGCCCGGCTTCGCCCGCCGCGACGCCCGGCCCCAGCGGCACAGCGAAG ATGACAGCCGAGACATGAGCCCCCCTGAGCCGGCCAGCCCCACTGTGGGGCTGGATAAGAAAACACGGAGGAAGTTCTTGGATCTGGG GGTGACCCTCCGCCGGGCGTCCTCCAGCAAGAGCAAGAAGGAGAAGGGCAGCAACCGCCTGTCCATGGGCAGCAG GGAGGCGGCGGAgggccccggccgcccctcgGGCTCacccttcctgcccttctcctgGTTCTCGGATGGCGCAAAGGGCTCGGCCTCCCCGGGCACTGCTTCGCCCGCTGGCTCGCCCCGGCACGAGGGCCTCAGCCCCGCCAAATCTGCCTCCCAG GAATCGACGCTGAGCGACGACTCCACGCcgcccagctccagcccccgGCTGCCCAGTGGCACGGCCGACACCAAGTGCTCCTACCCTTATCACACCCTGTCGCAGTCCTCGGATGAG TTCCTGGACGAGCCTCTCGGCGCAGCTGCAGGCTGGACGTGCCAGCAGGTCGGGCAGTGGCTGGAGAGCCTCAACCTGGAGCAGTACGTGGATGAGTTCTCGGCCCACGGGGTTGATGGTCCCCGGCTCCTGCACCTTGATGGCGCCAAGCTCAAG GCGCTGGGTGTGGGCAGCTCGCAGGACCGCGCCGTGCTCAAGCGGAAGCTGAAGGAGCTGAGCCTGGCAGTGGAGAAGGAGCGCAAGGCccaggagaaagcagagaagcagcgggagaagcagaagaagagaGACCAGGAGCAGCGGAGGAGCTAG